Proteins from a genomic interval of Inquilinus sp. Marseille-Q2685:
- a CDS encoding ABC transporter permease, with product MLSYIARRILVMIPTLLAISFISFAIIQLPPGDYLTTMVNELRSRGESLDPNQLQFLRQNYGLDQPFLLQYLAWLGNALRGDFGWSFEYNMPVTAVVGDRMFLTILLTFATTLFIWVVSFPIGIYSATHQYSLGDYGLTFLGFLGLATPNFLLALVLLYLANQWFGISIGGLMDPKYLDQPMSWAKFVSVLGHLWVPVIVIGTSGTAAMIRRLRANLLDELQKQYYVTALAKGMKRNRALLKYPLRMALNPFIADIGNILPHLISGATIVSVVLNLPTAGPLLLSALQSQDMYLAGSFVLWLAVLTVIGTLVSDLALAALDPRIRLSGGAVK from the coding sequence ATGCTGAGCTACATCGCCCGGCGCATCCTGGTGATGATCCCGACTCTGCTCGCGATCAGCTTCATCAGCTTCGCCATCATCCAGCTGCCGCCTGGCGACTACCTGACCACCATGGTCAACGAGCTGCGCAGCCGCGGCGAGTCGCTGGACCCTAACCAGCTGCAGTTCCTGCGGCAGAACTACGGGCTCGACCAGCCCTTCCTGCTGCAGTACCTGGCCTGGCTGGGCAACGCGCTGCGCGGCGATTTCGGCTGGTCGTTCGAATACAACATGCCGGTGACCGCGGTGGTCGGCGACCGCATGTTCCTGACCATCCTTTTGACCTTCGCCACCACGCTGTTCATCTGGGTGGTGTCGTTCCCGATCGGGATCTATTCGGCGACCCACCAGTACAGCCTCGGCGACTACGGGCTGACCTTCCTGGGGTTCCTCGGCCTGGCGACGCCGAACTTCCTGCTGGCCCTGGTGCTGCTGTACCTCGCCAACCAGTGGTTCGGCATCTCGATCGGCGGGCTGATGGACCCGAAATACCTGGACCAGCCGATGAGCTGGGCCAAGTTCGTCTCGGTGCTGGGCCATCTCTGGGTGCCGGTGATCGTGATCGGCACCTCCGGCACCGCGGCGATGATCCGGCGGCTGCGCGCCAACCTGCTGGACGAGCTGCAGAAGCAGTACTACGTCACCGCCCTGGCCAAGGGCATGAAGCGGAACCGGGCACTGCTGAAATACCCGCTGCGCATGGCGCTGAACCCGTTCATCGCCGATATCGGCAACATCCTGCCGCATCTGATCTCCGGCGCCACCATCGTCTCGGTGGTGCTGAACCTGCCCACCGCCGGCCCGCTGCTGCTGTCGGCGCTGCAGAGTCAGGACATGTACCTCGCGGGCTCCTTCGTGCTGTGGCTGGCGGTTCTGACGGTGATCGGCACGCTGGTCTCGGACCTGGCGCTGGCGGCGCTCGATCCCCGCATCCGCCTGTCGGGAGGGGCCGTGAAGTGA
- a CDS encoding YggS family pyridoxal phosphate-dependent enzyme: MTTLADSIASLRSRIGAAARAAGRDPAAVTLVAVSKVQPEDRIEAALAAGQRVFGENRVQEAERRWAERRAAWRDLQLRLIGPLQTNKAKDAVRLFDVIETVDRPKLARSLAEAMAATGRTLDCLIQVNTGEEPQKAGVAPREAEAFYRLCTEECGLAIRGLMCIPPVEEPPALHFALLADLAGKLGLPVLSMGMSDDFETAVRYGATHVRVGTALFGARVSPERPPAP, encoded by the coding sequence ATGACGACGCTCGCCGATTCCATCGCCTCGCTCCGATCGCGGATCGGGGCCGCTGCCCGGGCCGCCGGCCGGGACCCCGCCGCGGTCACCCTTGTGGCCGTCTCCAAGGTCCAGCCGGAGGACCGCATCGAGGCCGCGCTCGCCGCCGGCCAGCGGGTGTTCGGCGAGAACCGGGTGCAGGAGGCCGAGCGCCGCTGGGCGGAGCGCCGCGCCGCCTGGCGGGACCTGCAACTGCGACTGATCGGGCCCTTGCAGACCAACAAGGCCAAGGACGCGGTGCGGCTGTTCGACGTGATCGAGACGGTCGACCGGCCGAAGCTGGCGCGCAGCCTGGCCGAGGCGATGGCGGCGACCGGCCGCACGCTCGACTGCCTGATCCAGGTCAACACCGGCGAGGAGCCGCAGAAGGCCGGCGTGGCGCCGCGCGAGGCCGAAGCTTTCTATCGCCTGTGCACCGAGGAATGCGGCCTCGCGATCCGCGGCCTGATGTGCATCCCGCCGGTCGAGGAACCGCCGGCCCTGCATTTCGCGCTGCTGGCCGACTTGGCCGGAAAGCTTGGCCTGCCGGTGCTGAGCATGGGCATGAGCGACGATTTCGAGACGGCGGTGCGCTACGGCGCCACCCATGTCCGCGTCGGCACCGCCCTGTTCGGCGCCCGGGTCAGCCCGGAACGGCCGCCGGCCCCCTGA
- a CDS encoding ABC transporter substrate-binding protein: MTRWLGLLAILLGLAPALPAAAGPALVETPMYVQDVAAGKLPPVAQRVPQAPSVVDMAAEGKQPGRQGGEIAWMVARSRDIRIMNTYAYARLVGYGPDFKLHPDILQSVDVEGEKVFTLHLRPGHRWSDGQPFTSEDFRFSWEDMELNKELSPYGPDTRLLVEGEPPKVEYPDAQTVRFSWSRPNPEFLPALAGPAPLYLFAPAHYLKQFHKAYADPKALEALVKESGMRNWVALFNLRSKLIDAANPDLPQLEPWVNTTKAPADRFVFVRNPYYHRVDSQGRQLPYLDRVIVNVVEGSLIPAKAGAGDADLQQRGLRFDNISFLKAGQAAGQYKVRLWTTALGSEVALYPNMNCNDRDWRALNRDVRFRRALSLAINRDEINQVVFFGLARPSQNTVLPESPFYDPALATEWTQFDLAKANALLDEAGLSKRDSDGIRLMPNGRRLEIVIESNGERSLEADILQLIRDTWAKIGVALYTTTSQRDVFLQRIFSGDAVMSVWTGIDNALVTPTTVPSGLAPVDQNWLQYPKWGQYEQTRGTAGEKPDEPFAEQLMALYGEWRSTADKDRRDAIIREMIRIQSDQVTSIGTVQGVLAPVVVKNRLHNVPEKGILSWDPGAHFGIYHPDTFWVDP; the protein is encoded by the coding sequence ATGACCCGGTGGCTTGGCCTTCTCGCGATCCTCCTCGGCCTCGCCCCGGCCCTGCCCGCGGCGGCCGGCCCGGCGCTGGTCGAGACGCCGATGTATGTGCAGGACGTCGCCGCGGGCAAGCTGCCGCCGGTGGCGCAGCGCGTGCCGCAGGCGCCGTCGGTGGTCGACATGGCGGCGGAGGGCAAGCAGCCGGGCCGCCAGGGCGGCGAGATCGCCTGGATGGTCGCGCGATCCCGCGACATCCGGATCATGAACACCTACGCCTATGCCCGGCTGGTCGGCTACGGCCCCGACTTCAAGCTGCACCCGGACATCCTGCAGTCGGTCGATGTCGAGGGCGAGAAGGTGTTCACCCTGCATCTGCGGCCCGGCCACAGATGGTCCGACGGCCAGCCCTTCACCAGCGAGGATTTCCGCTTCTCCTGGGAGGACATGGAGCTGAACAAGGAGCTCTCGCCCTATGGCCCGGACACCCGGCTGCTGGTCGAGGGCGAGCCGCCGAAGGTCGAGTATCCGGATGCGCAGACCGTCCGCTTCTCCTGGTCCAGGCCGAATCCGGAGTTCCTGCCGGCGCTCGCCGGTCCCGCGCCGCTCTACCTGTTCGCACCGGCACACTACCTGAAGCAGTTCCACAAGGCATACGCCGACCCCAAGGCCCTGGAGGCGCTGGTCAAGGAGTCGGGCATGCGGAACTGGGTGGCGCTGTTCAACCTGCGCAGCAAGCTGATCGACGCCGCCAATCCTGACCTGCCGCAGCTGGAGCCCTGGGTGAACACCACCAAGGCGCCGGCCGACCGCTTCGTCTTCGTCCGCAACCCCTATTACCACCGGGTCGACAGCCAGGGCCGGCAGCTGCCCTATCTCGACCGGGTCATCGTCAATGTGGTCGAGGGCTCGCTGATCCCGGCCAAGGCCGGCGCCGGCGACGCCGACCTGCAGCAGCGCGGCCTGCGTTTCGACAATATCAGCTTCCTCAAGGCCGGCCAGGCCGCCGGCCAGTACAAGGTGCGGCTGTGGACCACGGCGCTGGGGTCCGAGGTCGCCCTCTATCCGAACATGAACTGCAACGACAGGGACTGGCGGGCGCTGAACCGGGACGTCCGCTTCCGCCGCGCCTTGTCGCTGGCGATCAACCGCGACGAGATCAACCAGGTGGTGTTCTTCGGCCTGGCCCGGCCGAGCCAGAACACGGTGCTGCCGGAATCGCCCTTCTACGACCCGGCGCTGGCGACGGAGTGGACCCAGTTCGACCTGGCCAAGGCCAACGCCCTGCTCGACGAGGCCGGCCTGTCGAAGCGCGACAGCGACGGCATCCGGCTGATGCCGAACGGCCGCCGGCTGGAGATCGTCATCGAAAGCAACGGCGAGCGCAGCCTCGAGGCCGACATCCTGCAGCTGATCCGGGACACATGGGCCAAGATCGGCGTCGCCCTCTACACCACGACATCGCAACGCGACGTGTTCCTGCAGCGGATCTTCTCCGGCGACGCGGTGATGTCCGTGTGGACCGGCATCGACAACGCGCTGGTGACGCCGACGACGGTGCCGTCGGGCCTGGCGCCGGTCGACCAGAACTGGCTGCAATACCCGAAATGGGGCCAGTACGAGCAGACCCGGGGGACCGCCGGGGAGAAGCCGGACGAGCCCTTCGCCGAACAGCTGATGGCGCTGTACGGCGAATGGCGCAGCACCGCCGACAAGGACCGTCGCGACGCCATCATCCGCGAGATGATCCGGATCCAGTCGGACCAGGTGACCTCGATCGGCACGGTGCAGGGCGTGCTGGCCCCGGTGGTGGTCAAGAACCGGCTGCACAACGTGCCGGAGAAGGGGATCCTGTCCTGGGACCCGGGCGCGCATTTCGGCATCTATCACCCCGACACGTTCTGGGTGGACCCATGA
- a CDS encoding ABC transporter permease — protein MSDVPREPRHYVNPAPWDPYLEAPLTAQQERYFLASQWRIMWWKLKRHRLAAISGVVLLLAYLSILVSEVLAPYGLDSRHTGHIYAPPQQVRFFHEGSFVGPFVYGYQYSLDMESMRRVYTEDRSQPQKLRFFCRGDGYRFWGMFEADFHLVCPPERGTFFLLGTDRLGRDMLSRILYGARISLTVGLLGITVSFVLGIVIGGLAGYYGGWIDNVVNRLIEVIQSFPQLPLWMALSAALPVTWSPILVFMGITIILGLVEWTGLARSVRSKLLALREEDFCVAAQLMGARPRRIIFRHLLPSFMSHLIASATLTIPGMILGETALSFLNLGLRPPVTSWGVLLNEAQNINVVALYPWLLMPVLPVIIVVLAFQFFGDGLRDAADPYR, from the coding sequence GTGAGCGACGTTCCCCGCGAGCCCCGGCACTACGTCAACCCCGCGCCCTGGGACCCCTATCTCGAGGCGCCGCTGACGGCCCAGCAGGAGCGCTATTTCCTGGCCTCGCAATGGCGGATCATGTGGTGGAAGCTGAAGCGCCACCGCCTGGCCGCGATCTCCGGCGTGGTGCTGCTCCTGGCCTATCTCTCGATCCTGGTCAGCGAGGTCCTGGCGCCCTACGGCCTCGACAGCCGCCACACCGGCCACATCTACGCGCCGCCGCAGCAGGTGCGGTTCTTCCACGAGGGCAGCTTCGTCGGCCCCTTCGTCTACGGCTACCAGTATTCCCTCGACATGGAGTCGATGCGGCGGGTCTACACCGAGGACCGGTCGCAGCCGCAGAAGCTGCGCTTCTTCTGCCGCGGCGACGGCTATCGGTTCTGGGGGATGTTCGAGGCCGACTTCCACCTGGTCTGCCCGCCGGAGCGCGGCACCTTCTTCCTGCTCGGCACCGACCGGCTGGGCCGCGACATGCTGAGCCGCATCCTCTACGGCGCCCGGATCTCGCTGACCGTCGGCCTGCTCGGCATCACCGTCAGCTTCGTGCTGGGCATCGTCATCGGCGGCCTGGCCGGCTATTACGGCGGCTGGATCGACAACGTCGTCAACCGGCTGATCGAGGTGATCCAGAGCTTCCCGCAGCTGCCGCTGTGGATGGCGCTGTCGGCCGCGCTGCCGGTGACCTGGAGCCCGATCCTGGTGTTCATGGGCATCACCATCATCCTCGGCCTGGTGGAGTGGACCGGGCTGGCGCGGTCGGTGCGGTCGAAGCTGCTGGCCCTGCGCGAGGAGGATTTCTGCGTCGCCGCCCAGCTGATGGGTGCGCGGCCGCGGCGGATCATCTTCCGCCACCTGCTGCCGAGCTTCATGAGCCACCTGATCGCCTCGGCCACGCTGACCATCCCGGGCATGATCCTGGGCGAGACCGCTCTCAGCTTCCTCAATCTCGGCCTCCGACCCCCGGTCACCAGCTGGGGCGTGCTGCTGAACGAGGCGCAGAACATCAACGTCGTCGCGCTCTACCCCTGGCTCTTGATGCCTGTGCTGCCGGTGATCATCGTGGTGCTGGCCTTCCAGTTCTTCGGCGACGGCCTGCGCGACGCCGCGGACCCGTACCGGTAG
- a CDS encoding class I SAM-dependent methyltransferase: MSSNTVPPDFGRRLRRWRLGLATLFGRQPKGFFIPCSYADEVPDTLLPYAGHEALFRTSEPVFQAVLDVIDSYRDALLKIGATERESPPPQPRWDQGWFARLDAAAAYAMVRARQPARIVEVGSGHSTRFMIRAAVDGDLALEFTAIDPAPRAAIAELGITHLEQTVQEAGTEPYRDLAEGDILFIDSSHIAMPGTDVDFLMNQVLPCLPPGVLVHIHDICLPDPYPDEWGWRGYNEQQVVAPLLTAGGFKPVFASHYAATRMAEKVAATVVGQLPLRDGTPETSLWLEKAAQPLAYL; this comes from the coding sequence TTGAGCTCGAACACCGTTCCCCCTGATTTCGGCCGCCGCCTGCGACGCTGGCGCCTGGGCCTCGCCACCCTGTTCGGCCGCCAGCCGAAGGGCTTCTTCATCCCCTGCAGCTACGCCGACGAGGTGCCGGACACGCTCCTGCCCTATGCCGGGCACGAGGCGCTGTTCCGCACCTCCGAGCCGGTGTTCCAGGCCGTGCTCGACGTCATCGACTCCTATCGCGACGCGCTCCTGAAGATCGGCGCCACCGAGCGCGAATCGCCGCCGCCGCAGCCGCGCTGGGACCAGGGCTGGTTCGCCCGGCTCGACGCCGCAGCGGCCTATGCCATGGTGCGGGCGCGGCAGCCGGCCCGGATCGTCGAGGTCGGCTCCGGCCACTCCACCCGCTTCATGATCCGGGCGGCGGTCGACGGCGACCTGGCGCTGGAGTTCACCGCCATCGACCCCGCGCCGCGGGCGGCGATCGCCGAGCTCGGCATCACCCATCTCGAGCAGACGGTGCAGGAGGCCGGGACCGAGCCGTACCGCGACCTGGCCGAAGGCGACATCCTGTTCATCGATTCCAGCCACATCGCCATGCCCGGCACCGATGTGGACTTCCTGATGAACCAGGTGCTGCCCTGCCTGCCGCCGGGCGTGCTGGTGCATATCCACGACATCTGCCTGCCCGACCCCTATCCGGACGAATGGGGCTGGCGCGGCTACAACGAGCAGCAGGTGGTGGCGCCGTTGCTGACCGCCGGCGGCTTCAAGCCGGTCTTCGCCAGCCACTATGCGGCGACGCGGATGGCGGAGAAGGTGGCGGCCACGGTGGTCGGCCAGCTGCCGCTGCGCGACGGCACGCCCGAGACCAGCCTGTGGCTGGAGAAGGCGGCGCAGCCGCTGGCTTACTTGTGA
- a CDS encoding ABC transporter ATP-binding protein — MTDILRLHDLRIGFAVPGGTLEAVRGVSLRVPAGKTVAVVGESGSGKSVLAQSVMGILPSNGRVTGGRILFSDPDKPGTVVDLAKLPQESPEYRDIRGGRISMIFQEPMTSLSPLHTVGNQIVEAVRLHRPVGPAEASDLAREMLRLTGFPNPARALKTYPFELSGGLRQRAMIAMALVCRPALLIADEPTTALDVTIQAQILKLMLDLQAELGMAIMIITHDLGIVANIADEVVVMYRGEVMESGPIGPIFTDPGHPYLKALLRAVPRFDMGHERLMPIREIRQADGHMMGTGKKAWTEAAEAAGPLLKVEGVSKTFAIRNSGLFGGGQEERIKAVDDVSFAIRRGECLGLVGESGCGKTTLSKILMRALTPDEGSIRFNDHGKPVDVLDLEGEDLKAFRPRMQFIFQDPFSSLNPRMTVFDILTEPLTIHGIGTAAERKAIAKELMGLVGLDIRHLQRYPHSFSGGQRQRIGIARALALRPDLIICDEPVSALDVSIQAQILNLLKDLKDRLGLTYLFISHNLAVVDYIADRIMVMCRGRVVEMAPRASLFARPVHPYTKALLAAVPAPDPARRLDFAALMGGRASDPGAWPAPFTLGPDRPGRLVEVDKGHFVRATEAPALELVAS, encoded by the coding sequence GTGACCGACATCCTGCGCCTGCACGACCTGCGCATCGGCTTCGCCGTGCCCGGCGGCACGCTCGAAGCCGTGCGCGGCGTGTCGCTGCGGGTGCCGGCCGGCAAGACCGTCGCCGTGGTCGGCGAGAGCGGCTCCGGCAAGTCGGTGCTGGCCCAGTCGGTGATGGGCATCCTGCCCAGCAACGGCCGGGTCACCGGCGGCAGGATCCTGTTCAGCGACCCGGACAAGCCGGGCACGGTCGTCGACCTGGCGAAGCTGCCGCAGGAAAGCCCTGAATATCGCGACATCCGCGGCGGCCGGATCTCGATGATCTTCCAGGAGCCGATGACCTCGCTGTCGCCGCTGCACACGGTCGGCAACCAGATCGTCGAGGCGGTGCGGCTGCACCGGCCGGTCGGACCCGCCGAGGCGAGCGACCTGGCCCGCGAGATGCTGCGGCTGACGGGATTCCCCAACCCCGCCCGGGCGCTGAAGACCTATCCGTTCGAGCTGTCGGGTGGCCTGCGCCAGCGCGCCATGATCGCCATGGCGCTGGTCTGCCGCCCCGCGCTCCTGATTGCCGACGAGCCGACCACCGCGCTCGACGTCACCATCCAGGCCCAGATCCTGAAGCTGATGCTGGACCTGCAGGCCGAGCTGGGGATGGCGATCATGATCATCACCCACGACCTCGGCATCGTCGCCAACATCGCCGACGAGGTGGTGGTGATGTATCGCGGCGAGGTGATGGAATCCGGCCCGATCGGCCCGATCTTCACCGATCCCGGCCACCCCTATCTGAAGGCGCTGCTGCGGGCGGTGCCGCGCTTCGACATGGGGCATGAGCGGCTGATGCCGATCCGCGAGATCCGCCAGGCCGACGGCCACATGATGGGAACCGGCAAGAAGGCCTGGACCGAGGCGGCGGAGGCGGCCGGCCCGCTGCTCAAGGTCGAAGGCGTGTCGAAGACCTTCGCCATCCGCAACAGCGGCCTGTTCGGCGGCGGCCAGGAGGAGCGGATCAAGGCGGTCGACGACGTCTCCTTCGCCATCCGCCGGGGCGAGTGCCTGGGCCTCGTCGGCGAATCCGGCTGCGGCAAGACCACCCTGTCGAAGATCCTGATGCGGGCGCTGACGCCGGATGAGGGCAGCATCCGCTTCAACGACCACGGCAAGCCGGTCGACGTGCTGGATCTCGAGGGCGAGGATCTCAAGGCCTTCCGCCCGCGCATGCAGTTCATCTTCCAGGACCCGTTCAGCTCGCTGAACCCGCGGATGACGGTGTTCGACATCCTGACCGAGCCCCTGACCATCCACGGCATCGGCACCGCGGCCGAACGCAAGGCGATCGCCAAGGAGCTGATGGGGCTGGTCGGGCTCGACATCCGTCACCTGCAGCGCTATCCGCACAGCTTCTCCGGCGGCCAGCGCCAGCGCATCGGCATCGCCCGGGCGCTGGCGCTGCGCCCCGACCTGATCATCTGCGACGAGCCGGTCTCGGCGCTCGACGTCTCGATCCAGGCCCAGATCCTGAACCTGCTGAAGGACCTCAAGGACCGCCTCGGCCTGACCTATCTGTTCATCAGCCACAACCTGGCGGTGGTCGACTACATCGCCGACCGGATCATGGTGATGTGCCGCGGCCGGGTGGTGGAGATGGCGCCGCGCGCCTCGCTGTTCGCCCGGCCGGTGCATCCCTACACCAAGGCGCTGCTGGCCGCCGTGCCCGCCCCGGACCCGGCGCGTCGCCTGGATTTCGCGGCGCTGATGGGCGGCCGCGCCTCCGACCCCGGCGCGTGGCCCGCGCCCTTCACCCTGGGACCCGACCGGCCGGGGCGCCTGGTCGAGGTCGACAAGGGCCATTTCGTCCGCGCCACCGAAGCGCCGGCGCTGGAGCTGGTGGCGTCATGA
- a CDS encoding porin: MKKILLGGTALVAAALAAAAPASADEKPVTSGLSINITGFVAWEAGLIIGSSDDGRDREYDFNSNGRLQFDIKNVTDSGLEYGARIRMNNVNRRQDVTVDRQYVYLKGEFGTLTLGDSPQVAGDFGYFFAPDDILNAQGGYGDGLDGNYRYGGGNFFSLDPTYQSGLDKSTSIKYSSPSIGGFIFAVGFTPVISDDKNLSNGTQGRADLFNGGQVYENAISGGIGYEGEFDGTSVKVRGTASYANGVDNHFDLETYSAGGQVGFGGIVASVVWVGTPSGFGTGATDKAFNTVGLGLGYSLGALNFGLGYAYTWADKNNDLTQDAAGNAFDLKDNHIATATVNYTLAPGLNTYAEVIYEIQNFRKQDIGGGLFIEEDKEWEQATFLTGVSVSF; this comes from the coding sequence ATGAAGAAGATTCTGCTGGGTGGGACGGCGTTGGTCGCCGCCGCGCTCGCGGCCGCGGCGCCGGCGTCTGCGGACGAGAAGCCGGTGACGTCCGGTCTGAGCATCAACATCACCGGTTTCGTGGCTTGGGAAGCCGGCCTGATCATCGGCTCGAGCGACGACGGCCGCGACCGCGAGTACGACTTCAACTCGAACGGCCGTCTGCAGTTCGACATCAAGAACGTCACGGATTCCGGCCTGGAATACGGCGCCCGCATCCGTATGAACAACGTCAACCGGCGCCAGGACGTCACGGTCGACCGCCAGTACGTCTATTTGAAGGGCGAGTTCGGCACCCTGACCCTCGGCGATTCGCCGCAGGTGGCCGGTGACTTCGGCTACTTCTTCGCGCCCGACGACATCCTCAACGCGCAGGGCGGCTACGGCGACGGCCTGGACGGCAACTACCGCTACGGCGGCGGCAACTTCTTCTCGCTCGACCCGACCTACCAGTCGGGCCTGGATAAGAGCACCAGCATCAAGTACTCCTCGCCGAGCATCGGCGGCTTCATCTTCGCCGTCGGCTTCACCCCGGTGATCTCCGACGACAAGAACCTCAGCAACGGCACCCAAGGCCGGGCCGACCTGTTCAACGGCGGCCAGGTCTACGAGAACGCCATCAGTGGCGGCATCGGCTACGAGGGCGAGTTCGACGGCACCAGCGTCAAGGTCCGCGGCACCGCCAGCTATGCCAACGGCGTCGACAACCACTTCGACCTCGAGACCTACAGCGCCGGCGGCCAAGTCGGCTTCGGCGGCATCGTCGCCAGCGTGGTCTGGGTCGGCACGCCGAGCGGCTTCGGCACCGGTGCGACCGACAAGGCCTTCAACACGGTCGGCCTCGGCCTCGGCTACAGCCTGGGCGCCCTGAACTTCGGCCTCGGCTACGCCTACACCTGGGCCGACAAGAACAACGACCTGACCCAGGATGCGGCCGGCAATGCCTTCGACCTGAAGGACAACCATATCGCCACCGCGACCGTGAACTACACGCTGGCGCCGGGCCTGAACACCTACGCCGAAGTGATCTACGAGATCCAGAACTTCCGCAAGCAGGATATCGGCGGGGGACTCTTCATCGAGGAAGACAAGGAGTGGGAACAGGCGACGTTCCTGACCGGCGTCTCGGTCTCGTTCTGA
- a CDS encoding response regulator transcription factor produces the protein MAIASDTPDVRKRLLLACGNSALRALLGEQFAASADFVPTAVAVAAAAEAAVARAAASGGEFAAAIIDDAILDGAEDDGGPAPETLCGRLRSSGLAGPILAIGDRADRFADADATLRPPIRIGVLLTSLRAALARRGQARPDPDLGPYRFDPTGLRLVHAGDGREIRLTAKEAEILRHLRRQNGATVSRDALLDAVWGYASGVATHTVETHIYRLRRKIEADPARPALLLTVPGGYALGGPAPGEENGQ, from the coding sequence ATGGCCATCGCATCCGACACGCCCGACGTCAGAAAACGGCTTCTTCTCGCCTGCGGCAACAGCGCGCTGCGCGCGCTGCTGGGCGAGCAGTTCGCGGCGTCGGCCGATTTCGTCCCCACGGCGGTGGCAGTGGCGGCGGCCGCCGAGGCCGCCGTCGCCCGGGCTGCGGCCAGCGGGGGCGAGTTCGCCGCCGCGATCATCGATGATGCCATCCTCGACGGGGCGGAGGACGACGGTGGGCCGGCGCCGGAGACGCTGTGCGGCCGGCTGCGCTCTTCCGGACTGGCCGGGCCGATCCTGGCCATCGGCGACCGGGCCGACCGCTTCGCCGACGCCGATGCGACGCTGCGCCCGCCGATCCGGATCGGCGTGCTGCTGACCAGCCTGCGGGCTGCCCTGGCGCGGCGCGGCCAGGCCCGGCCGGATCCGGATCTCGGACCGTACCGCTTCGACCCCACCGGCCTGCGCCTGGTCCATGCCGGCGACGGCCGGGAGATCCGCTTGACCGCCAAGGAGGCGGAGATCCTGCGCCATCTGCGGCGGCAGAACGGCGCGACGGTGTCGCGCGACGCCCTGCTCGACGCCGTCTGGGGCTACGCCTCAGGGGTCGCCACTCACACGGTGGAGACCCATATCTATCGTCTGCGGCGCAAGATCGAGGCCGACCCGGCGCGGCCGGCGCTGCTGCTGACCGTCCCTGGCGGCTATGCCCTGGGCGGCCCGGCGCCGGGCGAGGAGAACGGGCAGTGA
- a CDS encoding L,D-transpeptidase has translation MEVVVSAEGWVDWGAGRRRCALGKGGVRADKREGDGATPAGRLPLRRALYRPDRGPAPATSLPCAAIAPEDGWCDDPADPAYNRPVRLPHPARHERMWRDDALYDLVIVIGHNDGPPVAGLGSAVFIHLARPDWGPTEGCVALSRADMLDLLAAAAPGDTLVVRGPAAVPG, from the coding sequence GTGGAGGTGGTGGTCTCGGCGGAGGGGTGGGTCGACTGGGGCGCCGGCCGGAGGCGCTGCGCCCTGGGCAAGGGCGGCGTGCGGGCGGACAAGCGCGAGGGCGACGGGGCGACGCCGGCCGGGCGGCTCCCGCTGCGCCGGGCCCTGTACCGGCCGGACCGCGGCCCCGCCCCCGCGACCTCCCTGCCCTGCGCCGCGATCGCTCCCGAGGACGGCTGGTGCGACGACCCGGCGGACCCGGCCTACAACCGGCCGGTCCGCCTGCCCCACCCCGCCCGGCACGAGCGGATGTGGCGGGACGATGCGCTGTACGACCTGGTGATCGTGATCGGCCACAACGACGGCCCGCCGGTGGCCGGCCTGGGCAGCGCCGTCTTCATCCATCTGGCGCGGCCGGACTGGGGCCCGACCGAGGGCTGCGTCGCCCTGTCCCGGGCCGACATGCTCGACCTCCTGGCCGCCGCCGCGCCCGGGGACACGCTGGTGGTCAGGGGGCCGGCGGCCGTTCCGGGCTGA
- a CDS encoding MBL fold metallo-hydrolase, whose product MLRFWGVRGSIACPASCNMRYGGNTSCIEIRRGDDLLVIDGGTGLRDLGHRLMEEGRPDVDVFFTHTHWDHVCGVPFFKPAYAKGRKVRFWAGHLKPQNKSIYSVLCETMMAPLFPVPIGVFQDCEYHDFDCGTPMEPFPGITLNTCWLNHPNLACGYRIDVGGKSICIITDTEHRPDGVDQVIADFVRGADIMVYDAMFTDEEYPRFVGWGHSTWQEALKLADAADVGRVVLFHHDPNHDDAFLDRIADAADRRRPGTLVAHEGMTLHP is encoded by the coding sequence ATGCTCCGGTTCTGGGGTGTTCGCGGCAGCATCGCCTGCCCGGCCTCCTGCAACATGCGCTACGGCGGGAACACGAGCTGTATCGAGATCCGGCGCGGCGACGACCTGCTGGTCATCGACGGCGGCACCGGCCTGCGCGACCTCGGCCATCGGCTGATGGAGGAGGGGCGGCCGGATGTCGACGTGTTCTTCACCCACACCCATTGGGACCATGTCTGCGGCGTGCCGTTCTTCAAGCCGGCCTACGCCAAGGGCCGCAAGGTGCGGTTTTGGGCGGGCCACCTGAAACCGCAGAACAAATCGATCTATTCGGTGTTGTGCGAGACGATGATGGCGCCGCTGTTCCCGGTGCCGATCGGCGTCTTCCAGGACTGCGAGTATCACGATTTCGACTGCGGCACCCCGATGGAGCCCTTCCCGGGCATCACGCTCAACACCTGCTGGCTCAACCACCCGAACCTCGCCTGCGGCTACCGCATCGATGTCGGGGGCAAGAGCATCTGCATCATCACCGACACCGAGCACCGGCCGGACGGGGTGGACCAGGTCATCGCCGATTTCGTTCGCGGCGCCGACATCATGGTGTATGACGCCATGTTCACGGATGAGGAGTATCCGAGATTTGTCGGCTGGGGCCATTCGACCTGGCAGGAGGCACTCAAGCTCGCGGATGCGGCGGATGTCGGCCGGGTCGTGCTGTTCCACCACGATCCCAATCACGATGACGCGTTCCTGGACCGGATCGCGGATGCCGCCGACCGCCGGCGTCCCGGGACGCTGGTCGCGCATGAAGGCATGACGTTGCACCCTTGA